In Pelosinus sp. IPA-1, a single genomic region encodes these proteins:
- the dapG gene encoding aspartate kinase, translated as MGIIVQKFGGTSVATPECRDLVVAKIKTAHDKGFNPVVVVSAMGRKGESYATDTLIDLARTAYKDIASRELDQILYCGEMISAVIMTGTLQAAGLDAIMLTGGQAGIITDNNFTNARILKVDPSRILSLLRMGKIPVVCGFQGATIDYEFTTLGRGGSDTTAAALGSALDAEMIEIYTDVDGIMTADPRIVSTAKILDCISYGEVCQLAHQGAKVIHPRAVEIAMQKNIPLLVKSTFSDEPGTLITNIVPEDTTESNVNDRVATGVTYLANIAQIKVNLHDSLNNIASFNIFKSMANNGISVDLINVHPGQIMFTVSEELADKAAAQLREFGCDVQTTLDCAKVSVVGGGINGVPGVMASFIEALSINNIPILQTVDSHTSISVLIKKSFVHLAVTALHEKFNLSC; from the coding sequence ATGGGGATAATAGTTCAAAAATTTGGTGGTACCTCTGTTGCAACTCCTGAATGTAGAGATTTAGTAGTTGCAAAGATTAAAACTGCCCATGATAAAGGTTTTAATCCAGTAGTAGTCGTTTCGGCTATGGGAAGAAAAGGAGAAAGTTACGCTACCGATACATTGATTGACCTGGCACGTACTGCATATAAAGATATTGCAAGCCGTGAACTCGATCAAATTTTGTATTGTGGCGAGATGATTTCTGCTGTTATTATGACTGGAACACTACAAGCTGCAGGACTTGATGCGATTATGCTTACAGGTGGGCAAGCCGGCATTATAACCGATAATAATTTTACCAATGCTAGAATTTTGAAAGTAGATCCATCCCGAATACTAAGCTTATTACGAATGGGTAAAATTCCTGTCGTATGTGGCTTCCAAGGTGCGACCATTGATTATGAATTTACTACTTTGGGCAGAGGGGGGAGTGACACTACAGCAGCTGCTTTAGGATCAGCCCTCGATGCAGAAATGATTGAAATTTATACTGATGTAGATGGTATAATGACAGCGGATCCTCGAATTGTCAGCACTGCAAAAATACTAGACTGCATTTCCTATGGAGAGGTTTGCCAGCTAGCACATCAAGGAGCTAAAGTCATTCATCCGAGGGCTGTAGAAATTGCAATGCAAAAAAATATTCCCTTACTTGTAAAATCAACCTTTTCAGATGAACCTGGTACGCTGATAACTAATATAGTGCCAGAAGATACCACTGAGTCAAATGTCAATGACCGTGTTGCTACCGGTGTTACCTATCTTGCTAATATCGCTCAAATTAAAGTTAATTTGCATGATTCTTTGAATAACATTGCAAGCTTTAATATATTTAAATCTATGGCAAACAATGGAATCAGTGTTGATTTGATTAACGTTCATCCTGGTCAAATTATGTTTACGGTATCAGAAGAACTTGCTGATAAGGCTGCAGCTCAACTTCGCGAATTTGGTTGTGATGTGCAAACAACCCTTGACTGTGCTAAAGTTTCCGTCGTCGGTGGCGGAATAAATGGTGTTCCAGGTGTTATGGCCAGTTTTATAGAAGCGTTATCTATTAATAATATTCCTATATTACAGACTGTCGATTCACATACATCGATTTCAGTTTTAATAAAAAAATCTTTTGTACATTTGGCCGTTACAGCCTTACATGAGAAGTTTAATTTATCCTGTTAA
- a CDS encoding aspartate-semialdehyde dehydrogenase — protein MKKYNVAILGATGAVGQEFLDLIEERNFPFDNLKLLASKRSAGKIIPFMGKDYIVEEATDDSFKNIDIALFAGGSASTKFAPAAVKCGAVVIDNSSAFRMDPTVPLVVPEVNPEAIRQHKGIIANPNCSTIIMAMALKPLYDQAKIKRIVVSTYQAVSGAGKEAIDELSNQVQAVVENRPVEANILPSASLPKHYQIAFNIIPHIDVFVEDNYTKEEMKMVHETHKIFNDYKIGITATTVRVPIYRSHSESINVEFEETISVDQAKELLANFPGVILQDNPAEMVYPMPLFTSNQNEVFVGRIRKDNSVPHGLNLWVVGDQIRKGAALNALQIAEYMIEHNLL, from the coding sequence ATGAAGAAATATAATGTAGCGATACTTGGAGCTACTGGAGCAGTAGGGCAAGAGTTCCTAGATTTAATTGAAGAACGTAATTTTCCTTTTGATAATCTAAAATTACTTGCATCAAAACGTTCCGCTGGAAAAATCATTCCTTTCATGGGAAAAGATTATATCGTAGAAGAAGCTACTGATGACTCTTTTAAAAATATTGATATTGCCTTATTTGCCGGTGGTTCTGCTAGTACAAAATTTGCCCCTGCCGCAGTAAAATGTGGAGCAGTAGTGATTGATAATTCTAGTGCTTTTCGGATGGATCCTACTGTGCCATTGGTTGTGCCAGAAGTTAATCCAGAAGCTATACGACAGCATAAAGGGATTATTGCAAATCCTAATTGTTCTACCATTATTATGGCCATGGCCCTAAAGCCCCTTTATGATCAAGCAAAAATTAAAAGAATTGTCGTTTCCACTTATCAAGCAGTATCTGGAGCAGGTAAAGAAGCAATTGATGAGTTGTCAAATCAAGTGCAAGCTGTTGTTGAAAATCGCCCTGTGGAAGCTAATATTCTTCCTAGTGCTAGCTTACCTAAGCATTATCAAATTGCTTTTAATATCATTCCACATATTGATGTATTTGTAGAAGATAATTATACAAAAGAAGAAATGAAGATGGTTCATGAAACGCATAAAATATTTAATGATTATAAGATAGGTATTACAGCAACTACTGTAAGGGTTCCTATTTATCGTAGCCATTCAGAGTCAATTAATGTTGAGTTTGAAGAAACAATCTCAGTCGATCAGGCTAAAGAACTCTTAGCAAATTTCCCAGGAGTTATTTTGCAAGATAATCCGGCAGAAATGGTATACCCAATGCCTTTGTTTACTTCCAATCAAAATGAAGTTTTTGTAGGTCGAATTAGAAAAGATAATTCCGTTCCACATGGTCTAAATCTTTGGGTTGTTGGTGATCAAATACGTAAAGGCGCTGCTTTAAATGCCTTACAAATCGCCGAGTATATGATTGAACATAACTTACTTTGA
- the dapA gene encoding 4-hydroxy-tetrahydrodipicolinate synthase, whose amino-acid sequence MNTFGRILTAMVTPFHDDFSVNYDAAANLAKYLIANGSDGLVVAGSTGESATLSNEEKLRLFATVLEAVGDKATVIAGTGSNDTMASIKLTQAAEKLGVHGAMLVGPYYNKPPQEGFYQHFKAIADTTNLPLIIYNVPGRTSSNILPGTIARLSEIKNIVAVKEASGNLEQVAEIVRTTPNDFMVYSGDDSLTLPILAVGGVGIISVAAHIVGNRMQDMISAFKDNDLAKAQAIQSELLPFFRMMFITTNPIPVKTAVNLIGQKAGCFRLPLIPPTSTELDQIKSCLTKMNLI is encoded by the coding sequence ATGAATACTTTTGGGCGGATTTTAACAGCTATGGTAACCCCATTTCATGATGATTTCAGTGTTAATTATGATGCAGCTGCAAATCTTGCAAAATATTTAATTGCTAATGGTTCAGATGGTCTAGTAGTCGCAGGCAGCACTGGTGAATCAGCAACCCTAAGTAATGAAGAAAAGCTAAGGTTATTTGCTACTGTACTTGAAGCAGTTGGCGATAAAGCTACAGTTATTGCGGGTACTGGATCTAATGATACTATGGCTTCAATAAAACTAACACAAGCTGCAGAAAAACTCGGTGTACATGGTGCCATGCTAGTAGGTCCATATTATAATAAACCTCCACAAGAGGGCTTTTATCAACATTTTAAAGCAATTGCTGATACTACTAATTTACCTTTGATTATTTATAATGTTCCTGGTCGTACTAGCTCTAATATATTGCCTGGAACAATTGCTAGATTATCGGAAATCAAAAATATTGTTGCTGTAAAAGAAGCAAGCGGAAATCTTGAACAAGTGGCTGAAATTGTTCGGACTACGCCTAATGATTTTATGGTATATAGTGGTGATGATAGCCTTACGTTACCGATATTGGCGGTTGGTGGGGTAGGTATTATTAGTGTGGCTGCTCATATCGTAGGTAATCGTATGCAAGATATGATTTCAGCTTTTAAAGATAACGACCTAGCTAAAGCGCAAGCTATACAATCAGAACTCTTACCCTTCTTTCGAATGATGTTTATTACGACAAATCCAATACCGGTTAAAACAGCAGTAAATTTAATTGGACAAAAGGCTGGTTGTTTCAGATTACCTCTAATCCCACCTACCTCAACTGAACTGGATCAGATAAAAAGTTGTTTAACTAAAATGAATTTGATATGA